The Kribbella shirazensis genomic interval CTCCTTGGAGAACTCCCCGTGCTGATCCTGGTAGCGCTGCAGGTCCCCGGCGAGCAGTTGATGCCGCAGTTGTCGCGTGACGGCGTCGGCGACGTACCCGGCGACGTTGTCGGTGATCTTGTTCAGCTCGGCCACCTGGTCGCTCGGCAGTGTCACGGTGATGCGCGTCGTGTCGGACATACGCCTAGCATGCCGTGATATGTGCACTGAGGGCGACGGCAGGCTGCCGTCGCCCTCAGTGCTGTGTCAGCCGTAGTTGCGGTCGATCGACTGCGACGGGGTCGGGCTCGGCTTCGTCTGGGCGACCCGCTGGTCGCTCGGGTGCGTGCCGGTCTCGACGCCCTTCAGCGTGCCGAGGAGCTCGATCTCCGACAGCGTGACGCCGGTGGCGCCCGCGGCCGGGGTGAGCACCAGGCGGTACTGCGTGTAGGCCTTCGGCGAGGCGACCGTGAAGGACCTCGTGTACGACGCCCACGTCCAGGCCTGGTCCGTACGCCGGTCCACCGCGGTCCACGTCGTACCGTCGTTCGACCCCTCCAGCGTCCACGCGGACGGCGCCGTACCGGTGGCACCGCTCGTCAGCGTGTACATCCCGACCGGACGGCCCTGCGGCAGGGCGACCGTGACGGTCGGCTGAGCGCCCGTCAGCGTGACCTGCGTCTTCGAGTCGTTGTCGATCAGCGCGGAGACGTCGGCACCACCCGCGCCGATCACCGCACCGGTGTCGGAGGTGGAGTCGCGCCACGTCATCGGGTCCTCGCCGGGCGTGGTGAGCGACGGCGGGGCGTCGTTCCGGCCGGAGCCCCAGGTGGTGGGCTGGTCGGTCATCTCGAACTCGATCTTGCCGCCGCTCGCGATCAGGTCGTGTGGCAGCGCGGTCGACGTCCACTTCTTCCCGTTCACGCGAACGCTCTTCACATAGACGTTGCGGGCGCTGTTGTTCGGCGCGCTGACCACCAGCTTCTTGCCGCCGGCCAGCCGGACCGTCGCCTTGGTGAACAACGGCGAGCCGATCGCGTACGTCGGCGACCCGACCTGCAGCGGGTAGAACCCGAGCATGCTGAACAGGTACCAGGCCGACATCTCGCCGTTGTCCTCGTCGCCCGGGTACCCCTGCCCGATCTCCGAGCCGAGGTACAACCGCGACAACGCCTCGCGCACCAGCGACTGCGTCTTCCACGGCTGACCCGCGAAGTCGTACATGTAGGTGATATGGTGCGACGGCTGGTTGCTGTGCCCGTACTGCCCCATCCGGACGTCACGCGCCTCGAGCATCTCGTGGATCGTGCCGCCGTACCCGCCGGGGTGCAGCGCGTCCTCCGGCGTACTGAAGAACTCGTCGAGCTTCTTCGCCAGACCGTCCCGCCCGCCGTAGATCGCGGCCAGGCCGGCGCCGTCCTGCGGTGTGGAGAACGCCATGTTCCACGCGTTCGTCTCGGTGTAGTCGTGGCCCCAGTCGCGCGGGTCGAACGTGCTCGGGGAGTTACCCCAGACGCCGTCCGGCCCCTTGCCCTGGAAAAACCCGACCGTCGGGTCGTACAGCGTGACGTAGTTGCGGGCCCGGTTCAGGAAGTACTTGTAGTTGTCCAGGTACTCCTGCTTGCGCGGGTCGCTCTTCTTCGCCTTGTCGTACAGCGCCTTCGACATGTTCGCGATGCCGTAGTCGTTGATGTAGCCGTCCATCGACCAACTGAAGCCCTCACCGGTGGTGTTGGCCGTGTAGCCGTTGAACGTGGCCAGGTCCATGCCCTTGCGGCCGACGTTCTGCGACGGCGGTACGACGGACGCGTTCTTCACCGCGGCGTCGTACATCGCCTGCACGTCGATCCCCTTGATGCCCTTGAGGTACGCGTCCGCGAACGCCACGTCGGACGACGTACCGACCATCAAGTTCGCGTAGCCGGGGGAGGACCAGCGGGAGATCCAGCCGCCGTCCTTGTACTGCTGGACGAAGCCGTTGACCAGGTCCGCCGCCGTGTCCTGGGCGAACAGCGAGTACGCCGGCCACACCGTGCGGTACGTGTCCCAGAAGCCGTTGTTCACGTACGTCTGGCCGGCCACGATCTTCGAGCCGGTCGTGGTCGGGGTGTCGGTGCCCACCTTCGGCGAGGTCGGCGACGCGTACTTGATCACCGGGTCCTTCGCGGTCCCGGTGTTCTCGGAGCCGTTGTTCGGGTACAGGAACAGGCGGTAGAGGTTCGAGTACAGCGTGGTCAGCTGGTCGGCCGTCGCGCCCTCGACCTCGATCGTGCGCAGCTTCTTGTCCCATTGCTCCTGCGCCGCGTCCTTGACATTGCCGAACTTCGAGCCCGCGGGCAGTTCCAGCTCCAGGTTCTTGCGCGCCTGCTCGGTGCCGATCAGCGAGGTCGCGAGTCGCAGCTGCACCTGGGTGGTCTTCGCGTCGAACATGAAGTACCCGCCGACGTTCACTCCGCCGCCGTTCGACAGCTTGCCTGAGGCAATCACCTTCTGGTCCACGACGCCGTACACGAACAGCCGGCCGGCGCCGGTGGACAGGCCGCTCTTGACGTCGGAGTACCCCGTGACCACACCGGTCGCCGGGTCGAGCGTCAGCCCGCCGTTGTTGTTCACGTTGTCGAAGACCAGCGACGCCTTGCCCGCCGGGAAGCTGAACCGCAGCATCGCCGCGTGGTCGGTCGGCGCGATCTCGGCCGCGTTGCCGTTGTCGAAGGTGACACCGTAGTAGTAGGGCCGGGCGATCTCGTTGTCGTGACTGAACGACCACGCGCGGGCCTTGCGATCCGCGGTCGGCGTGTCAGCGGTGGACGGCATCACCTGGAACGTCTGCCGGTCACCCATCCACGGGCTCGGCTCGTGGCTGATCGACAGCGCCTGCAGGGTCGGCTTGTTCGCCTCGTTGTTGCCCTTGGCGTAGTCGTACAGCCAGGAGGTGGAGCCGGCGTTCGTCACCGGCGTCCAGAAGTTGAAGCCGTGCGGTACGGCGGTGGCCGGGAAGTTGTTGCCCCGCGAGAAGCCGCCGGTTGCGTTCGTACCGCGGGTGGTCAGCGCCAGGTCCGACGGGTGCTTGGCCGCGGTGTTCTGGGCCGCGGAGTCCGGGTTGATCGCGGCGGCGATCCGGATGTCGTCGAGCCAGCCACGAAACTCGGCCGGGCCGGACGGCTTGTCGTACCCGACCAGGATCCGCTTGATCGTCTTGCCGGCGGCGACCTTGCCGAGATCCGCCTCGATGTTGTTCCACTGGTTCGTGTACAGCGACTTCGAGTCGCCCTGGCCACGCGGGCTGAGCTCGAACCCGTGGTGGTCGCGAGCCTTCAGGTCGCTCAGGTACGTCCCGTCGTCGAACGCGAGGTCGACCGCGGCGAAGGTGCTCGGGTAGCTCAGGTCACCTTCGACGTGCTCGGGGAAGATCCTGTACGACAGGCGGGTGTCCTTGCCCACCTTCAGGTCGACGTCGGAGATCTTGTTCCACGTGTACCCGCGGCCCTCGCTGTGCTGGTGTCCGGCGTACCGGAAGGACTTCACGCCGGTGAACCCGACGCGGGCACGGGCGTTGTAGGCACTGGTCGGGCCGGAGTCCAGCCGCGACTCGGCGACCGGACCGGGAGGAGGCAGCGGGGCGCCGTTCGACAGGTACCAGTCGGCGAGCTGGACGATGTTCTCGCCGTGGTTCAGCGTGATGTCCAGTTTGAAGTACGTGTACGCCGTGTCGTTGGCGAAGCTGTACTCCTTGGTCTGGAACCTGCTCTCGAAGCTCTGACCGGTCTGGGCGTCGAGCGTGGTCCAGGTGGTCCCGTCGTTCGAACCGGACACCGTCCAGTTCTGCGGGTCGCGGCCGTCGGCGTCGTTCGCCGAGGTCAGCGCGTACTTCTTGATCACCACCGGAGCCGAGGTCTGGTAGACCAGCCAGCCGGTGGGCTCGAACACGAGCCACTTGGTGAACTTGTCACCGTCCGCGGCATTCGTGGCGATCTCGCCGCCACCGGTGTTCTCGCCGTTCGCGGTCACCTTGGTGACCTTGTCCATCTCGCTGCCGCCGATCCCGGTCGGCGTCGGGCCGCGCACCCCGTCGGTGCGTGGCTTCCCGTCCGGACCGGTCTCCACGGCATCGGTGTAGCCGGGCTGCGGCTGGCCCGGCTCGAAGGACGTGTAGTACGACGTGCCGCTCACCACTTCCTGCGCGGACGCGGAGGACGGTGCGGCGTGTGCTGACGTCATGGCAGTAGACATTGTCACAACGAGCCCGAGAGACGTGACGAGCCCCAGTGGGCGGCGGAGATTCATCCACGCTCCTTGTGTCCGGCCGGCAGCACGAGGCTCCCCCCGCCCACCGTGTGGGTACGCGGCCCCGATGACAAGGTTGTCAGCCCGCGCCCGGGGTTGATCCTGCCTAGCGATGTCACTGCGAGTCAATAGTTCGTAGCGCATTGTCGATCCATGCTGGCGGATCGACACCCCGGAGGTAGGTTGAAGGGCATGGACGAACGTGTGCTGGTCACTGGGGCCTCGGGGTTCATCGGGCGGGCCGTGGTGGCTGCCCTGCGGGAGCGAGAGATGCCGGTGACGGCGGTGGATCGGGAGCCGCCGGACTCGTCGTGGGACGACGGGGTGCACGTGGTGACGGGGGATCTGGCCGACCAGGAGACCTGTGTCGCGGCCTTCGAGACGCGGCCGACGAGTGTGGTGCATCTGGCGGCGTTGACCTCGGTGCTGCGGTCGGTGGACGCGCCGATGCAGACGTTCGCGCAGAACGTGACGATCACCCAGGTGCTGCTCGAGCTGGCGCGGGGCAGTGGCGTTGACCGGTTCGTGCTCGCGTCGACCAACGCGGTCGTGGGGGATGTGGGTACGTCGACCATCACCGCGGATCTCCCGCTGCGGCCGTTGACGCCGTACGGCGCGACGAAGGCGGCGTGCGAGATGCTGCTCTCGGCGTACTCGGGGAGCTACGGGATGGCGACCGCGGCCCTGCGGTTCACGAACGTGTACGGGCCGGGGATGTCGCACAAGGACAGCTTCGTGCCGCGGATGATGCGGGCCGCGCTCAGCGGCACCGGCGTCCGGGTGTACGGCGACGGGCAGCAGCGGCGGGACCTGGTCTTCATCGACGACGTGGTGAACGGCGTGCTGATCGCGCTGGACAGCAAGTACGACGGACGCGCGATCATCGGCTCCGGCCGATCGGTGTCCGTGCTGGAGATGATCGAGACGGTGCGCGCGGCGACGGGGTGTCCGGTGCCGGCCGAGCACGTCGAGGCGCCGGCGGGTGAGATGCCGGCGGTGGTCGTGGACATCACCAACGATCTCGGCTACCGGCCGACGGTGTCGTTGGAGGATGGCTTGGCACGGACGTGGCAGTACTTCAAACAACAGTGAAGGCAGTATTGCGGCGGCACTGGCTGCTCGTCCTCTTTCTGACCCTGGGACTGGTACTGCGCATCCTGGCAACCGTCGCCTACCGCCCGGCGATCATCTACACCGACTCCGTCCAGTACCTGACGAACATGGGCAAGCTGAGCCCTGACCAGCTCAACC includes:
- a CDS encoding GH92 family glycosyl hydrolase, whose amino-acid sequence is MTSAHAAPSSASAQEVVSGTSYYTSFEPGQPQPGYTDAVETGPDGKPRTDGVRGPTPTGIGGSEMDKVTKVTANGENTGGGEIATNAADGDKFTKWLVFEPTGWLVYQTSAPVVIKKYALTSANDADGRDPQNWTVSGSNDGTTWTTLDAQTGQSFESRFQTKEYSFANDTAYTYFKLDITLNHGENIVQLADWYLSNGAPLPPPGPVAESRLDSGPTSAYNARARVGFTGVKSFRYAGHQHSEGRGYTWNKISDVDLKVGKDTRLSYRIFPEHVEGDLSYPSTFAAVDLAFDDGTYLSDLKARDHHGFELSPRGQGDSKSLYTNQWNNIEADLGKVAAGKTIKRILVGYDKPSGPAEFRGWLDDIRIAAAINPDSAAQNTAAKHPSDLALTTRGTNATGGFSRGNNFPATAVPHGFNFWTPVTNAGSTSWLYDYAKGNNEANKPTLQALSISHEPSPWMGDRQTFQVMPSTADTPTADRKARAWSFSHDNEIARPYYYGVTFDNGNAAEIAPTDHAAMLRFSFPAGKASLVFDNVNNNGGLTLDPATGVVTGYSDVKSGLSTGAGRLFVYGVVDQKVIASGKLSNGGGVNVGGYFMFDAKTTQVQLRLATSLIGTEQARKNLELELPAGSKFGNVKDAAQEQWDKKLRTIEVEGATADQLTTLYSNLYRLFLYPNNGSENTGTAKDPVIKYASPTSPKVGTDTPTTTGSKIVAGQTYVNNGFWDTYRTVWPAYSLFAQDTAADLVNGFVQQYKDGGWISRWSSPGYANLMVGTSSDVAFADAYLKGIKGIDVQAMYDAAVKNASVVPPSQNVGRKGMDLATFNGYTANTTGEGFSWSMDGYINDYGIANMSKALYDKAKKSDPRKQEYLDNYKYFLNRARNYVTLYDPTVGFFQGKGPDGVWGNSPSTFDPRDWGHDYTETNAWNMAFSTPQDGAGLAAIYGGRDGLAKKLDEFFSTPEDALHPGGYGGTIHEMLEARDVRMGQYGHSNQPSHHITYMYDFAGQPWKTQSLVREALSRLYLGSEIGQGYPGDEDNGEMSAWYLFSMLGFYPLQVGSPTYAIGSPLFTKATVRLAGGKKLVVSAPNNSARNVYVKSVRVNGKKWTSTALPHDLIASGGKIEFEMTDQPTTWGSGRNDAPPSLTTPGEDPMTWRDSTSDTGAVIGAGGADVSALIDNDSKTQVTLTGAQPTVTVALPQGRPVGMYTLTSGATGTAPSAWTLEGSNDGTTWTAVDRRTDQAWTWASYTRSFTVASPKAYTQYRLVLTPAAGATGVTLSEIELLGTLKGVETGTHPSDQRVAQTKPSPTPSQSIDRNYG
- a CDS encoding NAD-dependent epimerase/dehydratase family protein, translating into MDERVLVTGASGFIGRAVVAALREREMPVTAVDREPPDSSWDDGVHVVTGDLADQETCVAAFETRPTSVVHLAALTSVLRSVDAPMQTFAQNVTITQVLLELARGSGVDRFVLASTNAVVGDVGTSTITADLPLRPLTPYGATKAACEMLLSAYSGSYGMATAALRFTNVYGPGMSHKDSFVPRMMRAALSGTGVRVYGDGQQRRDLVFIDDVVNGVLIALDSKYDGRAIIGSGRSVSVLEMIETVRAATGCPVPAEHVEAPAGEMPAVVVDITNDLGYRPTVSLEDGLARTWQYFKQQ